Proteins encoded in a region of the Ornithodoros turicata isolate Travis chromosome 3, ASM3712646v1, whole genome shotgun sequence genome:
- the LOC135388700 gene encoding protein bric-a-brac 1-like isoform X2 has translation MFIGDAFKSSTSVRIARNKMGSQQFCLKWNNHQSNMLTVFEQLLSNEALVDVTLACEGLSLKAHKMVLSACSPFFQALFVENPCKHPIVILKDMRYVDLKAIVEFMYRGEVNVSQDQLSALLKTAETLKVKGLAEVTGENRQGLVPIGTTATEADAKGSTPRAESPPLSKRKRGRPRRRSPSDSNKSDSEDQGGSAVTRVKGAPESPEIIEDGSLSSDRLAVPSPAKIPATTNKVLNATAAVSTTREDSVPADDVGSPDDADFEVDASNLMEQSMTTENVPMFSEVASSSQLQESQTHHTGSSHENSALIPASLPSDISISTQDCAAGSVTGQTARTEAPFRYPGPEQLTLLRFRSQNVRQFAINVARTVFTSEEMRQSNCSGACKKFRLDAEKLGFVRTTVLSAYTTDSDEASNELWKECCRSIDAHCRHERRVWKNAIARERSRQPVKME, from the exons ATGTTTATTGGGGATGCCTTCAAGTCCAGCACTAGTGTTAGA ATAGCAAGAAACAAGATGGGTTCGCAGCAGTTCTGTTTAAAATGGAACAACCATCAGTCGAACATGCTGACGGTGTTCGAGCAGCTCCTATCGAACGAAGCCCTCGTCGACGTCACGTTAGCCTGTGAGGGCCTCAGCCTCAAGGCGCACAAGATGGTTTTGTCAGCGTGCAGCCCCTTCTTCCAGGCGTTATTCGTCGAAAACCCATGCAAACACCCCATTGTGATTTTAAAGGACATGCGATATGTGGACTTGAAAGCTATCGTCGAGTTCATGTACCGTGGCGAGGTGAACGTCTCGCAGGACCAACTTTCCGCCCTACTCAAAACGGCAGAGACTCTGAAAGTCAAGGGACTCGCGGAGGTCACCGGCGAGAACAGGCAAGGTCTAGTTCCTATTGGCACGACAGCGACGGAGGCAGACGCGAAAGGATCGACGCCTCGGGCGGAAAGCCCGCCTTTGTcaaaacgaaaaagaggaaGACCAAGACGACGTTCGCCTAGCGACTCCAACAAGAGCGACTCCGAGGACCAAGGCGGCAGTGCTGTGACGCGTGTGAAAGGGGCTCCGGAAAGCCCCGAAATCATCGAGGACGGAAGTTTGTCTAGTGATCGGTTAGCGGTGCCTTCTCCGGCCAAGATTCCGGCGACGACTAATAAGGTGTTAAACGCGACGGCGGCAGTGTCGACGACGCGGGAGGACTCTGTGCCTGCGGACGATGTGGGTTCACCCGATGACGCGGACTTTGAGGTTGACGCCTCTAATCTCATGGAGCAGTCTATGACGACGGAAAAT GTTCCCATGTTTTCTGAAGTCGCATCATCGTCACAACTACAAGAGTCACAAACGCATCACACAGGGTCATCTCATGAAAACTCAGCTCTCATTCCTGCCTCGTTGCCTTCCGACATCTCCATTTCTACTCAAG ATTGCGCCGCCGGGAGCGTCACGGGCCAGACTGCACGGACGGAGGCGCCATTCCGCTATCCTGGACCAGAGCAACTGACCCTGCTGAGGTTCCGCAGTCAGAACGTCCGCCAGTTTGCCATCAATGTTGCTAGGACTGTGTTCACGTCCGAAGAAATGCGCCAGTCAAACTGTTCGGGTGCCTGCAAAAAGTTTCGCCTCGACGCCGAGAAATTGGGTTTTGTCCGTACGACCGTGTTGTCGGCGTACACTACGGACTCTGACGAGGCCTCCAATGAGTTGTGGAAGGAGTGCTGTCGGAGTATTGACGCCCACTGTCGGCACGAGAGACGAGTGTGGAAAAACGCCATCGCGAGAGAACGCTCGCGGCAGCCAGTAAAGATGGAATGA